A window of the Deltaproteobacteria bacterium genome harbors these coding sequences:
- a CDS encoding outer membrane lipoprotein-sorting protein, with protein sequence MKRIIVLSVIAFFPLTAWSSELSGLEVVKRWDERDEGKDLTSKSTFKLINSKGQERIRKTRRYWINMKEKGGFEEKSIIFFDRPSDVKGTSLLNWSYQDAGKDDDQWLYLPALRKIKRIAASDKEKSFMGSDLTFDDMGDRKVESDEHKLLREEALDGRPCYVVEMTPGNKKYMYSRKEKWIDKETFVDYRTDFYDRKGRFLKRQRIDWKKIGNVWVVTKIYVKNEQTGHSTSIEIEDIKLNTGLKEGWFTKRKMESGR encoded by the coding sequence ATGAAAAGAATTATTGTTCTCTCCGTCATAGCGTTTTTCCCCCTGACTGCCTGGAGCAGTGAACTTTCGGGGCTTGAAGTCGTCAAAAGGTGGGATGAAAGGGACGAAGGGAAAGACCTTACCTCAAAGTCTACCTTTAAGCTCATTAATTCAAAAGGCCAGGAGCGGATAAGGAAGACGAGGCGCTACTGGATAAATATGAAGGAAAAGGGCGGATTTGAAGAAAAATCGATTATCTTCTTCGACCGGCCCTCGGACGTAAAGGGAACGTCGCTTTTAAACTGGAGTTATCAGGATGCCGGCAAAGATGACGACCAGTGGCTTTACCTTCCGGCGCTCAGGAAAATAAAACGTATCGCCGCTTCAGACAAGGAAAAATCTTTTATGGGAAGTGATCTCACTTTTGACGATATGGGGGACAGGAAAGTTGAGTCCGATGAGCATAAGCTTTTAAGGGAGGAGGCACTTGACGGCAGGCCCTGTTATGTCGTAGAGATGACTCCCGGGAATAAAAAATATATGTACAGCAGGAAGGAAAAGTGGATCGATAAGGAAACCTTTGTTGATTACCGCACGGATTTTTATGATCGTAAGGGACGCTTTTTAAAGAGGCAACGCATTGACTGGAAAAAAATCGGCAATGTATGGGTTGTAACGAAGATCTATGTGAAAAATGAGCAGACCGGTCACAGCACATCCATCGAGATTGAGGATATTAAGTTAAATACGGGCCTCAAAGAGGGGTGGTTTACAAAGAGAAAAATGGAATCGGGCCGGTAG